A single region of the Syngnathus acus chromosome 6, fSynAcu1.2, whole genome shotgun sequence genome encodes:
- the LOC119124816 gene encoding uncharacterized protein LOC119124816 — protein sequence MNLHMDKMAVADRSPPKVAKSKRYHHKEIQQGFSHALHIPLKPTACTATQTENFFTAELSSYFAFSTKRRLAGGSDVENPLDLSLPQRARKDLWRWASSEVKENEKWGENKLSARGLNVPSSCCSAMKDLEVKEGVVVNEKREGKTTQSPLTESEPKSGDTTTSSDCNELPGQSKKVDLNQVKPIQMRLNESFFFKTKGDGHSPRPESPLMKLSQSRASEKDMKGKKTR from the exons CACCACCAAAGGTCGCAAAGTCAAAGCGGTATCACCACAAGGAAATTCAGCAGGGTTTTTCACACGCTCTCCACATACCCCTCAAACCCACGGCCTGCACCGCCACTCAGACAGAAAACTTCTTCACTGCCGAACTCTCTTCCTATTTCGCTTTCTCCACAAAGAGAAGACTGGCGGGTGGCTCTGATGTCGAGAATCCTTTGGATCTGAGCTTGCCTCAAAGAGCTAGGAAAGACCTCTGGAGGTGGGCCTCAAGTGAAGTCAAAGAGAATGAGAAATGGGGTGAGAATAAACTGTCCGCCAGAGGGCTCAACGTGCCTTCATCCTGTTGTTCGGCCATGAAAGACCTGGAGGTGAAGGAAGGGGTTGTTGTTAATGAGAAGAGGGAAGGAAAGACCACACAGAGTCCCCTGACGGAGTCGGAGCCCAAGTCCGGCGACACGACAACATCCAGCGATTGCAATGAGCTGCCAGGCCAAAGCAAAAAGGTTGACCTGAACCAG GTGAAGCCAATACAGATGAGGCTGAATGAGTCTTTCTTCTTCAAGACCAAAGGAGACGGACATTCACCCAGACCCGAGTCACCTCTGATGAAACTTTCTCAGAGCAGAGCAAGTGAGAAAGACATGAAAGGCAAGAAGACACGTTGA